One segment of Castanea sativa cultivar Marrone di Chiusa Pesio chromosome 3, ASM4071231v1 DNA contains the following:
- the LOC142628165 gene encoding photosystem II reaction center proteins PsbY, chloroplastic, with protein sequence MAATITTMAMLNAKCLSTSSTKMLNPIKPTTKPISLLSIHNLPKGLTSSKPFENLNLSSSLTGTAIAGAIFSTLSSCDAALAAQQIAEIAEGDNRGIALLLPIIPAIAWVLFNILQPALNQIDRMRSIKGVIIGLGLGGLAASGFMSAPHASASEFATIAADASSSDNRGTLLLIVVAPAIGWVLYNILQPALNQINRMRSD encoded by the coding sequence ATGGCAGCAACAATAACCACAATGGCCATGCTCAATGCCAAGTGCTTGAGCACCAGCTCCACAAAAATGCTCAACCCCATCAAGCCAACCACCAAGCCTATCTCCCTTCTCTCCATTCACAACCTCCCAAAAGGCCTAACCTCCTCAAAACCTTTTGAAAATCTCAACCTGTCATCTTCCCTAACCGGTACTGCCATTGCTGGAGCCATCTTTTCAACCTTGAGCTCTTGTGATGCAGCCTTAGCTGCCCAACAAATTGCTGAGATAGCTGAAGGTGACAACCGTGGCATAGCACTGTTGCTTCCCATTATTCCAGCCATAGCTTGGGTCCTCTTCAACATTCTCCAACCAGCTCTTAACCAAATAGACCGTATGCGTAGCATCAAGGGAGTGATCATTGGGCTTGGGCTCGGAGGTTTGGCTGCATCAGGGTTCATGTCAGCGCCCCATGCATCAGCTAGTGAATTTGCTACCATTGCTGCTGACGCCTCCTCTAGTGATAACAGGGGAACGCTCCTTCTGATTGTTGTTGCTCCAGCTATTGGTTGGGTCCTCTACAATATTCTGCAACCAGCCTTGAACCAGATCAACAGGATGAGGTCTGattga
- the LOC142627389 gene encoding pentatricopeptide repeat-containing protein At1g05600-like — protein MTVRWPRLLTPTHLSQIIRNQKNPLTAIQIFKEAKYKYPSYCHNGPVYATIIGILGNAGQICEMKEVIDWMKEDSCECKDSVFVNAIKTYARAGLLDEAISLFKRIPQFNCVNKTESFNTLLQILVNESKFEAAHRLFLESSYGWEVKSRIRSLNLLMDALCQRGCSDLALQIFLEMNYQGCYPNKESYRILMKGLCKDGRMNEATHLLYSMFWRISQKGSGEDIVVYRTLLYALCDNQQVEKAVEILGKILRKGLKAPKRCFQHLDLSQCSSGEDIEGTKRLINEALIRGGIPSLASYSAMAIDLYNEGKISEANKVIIQMKERGFGPTNLIFEAKVAALCRGGNVDAAVKVIEEEMEGNCLPNVRAYNIVLKGFCNERKSVLAVGYLKNMAKKLGCNADKETYSIVIDGLCRESRYLEASQVLQEMLIKSYWPCADTYNMLIRGLCSVGRQYEAVLWLEEMISQGMKPELSVWNSLAASVCSNMADIEVCSQTFN, from the coding sequence aTGACTGTGAGATGGCCAAGACTTTTGACACCGACACACCTTTCTCAAATTATTCGGAACCAGAAAAACCCATTAACGGCAATTCAAATCTTCAAGGAAGCCAAATACAAGTACCCCAGTTACTGTCATAATGGTCCAGTCTATGCCACCATCATTGGCATCCTTGGAAATGCTGGTCAGATTTGTGAGATGAAAGAGGTGATTGATTGGATGAAAGAGGACTCGTGTGAATGCAAGGATTCTGTCTTTGTTAATGCAATCAAAACCTATGCAAGAGCTGGATTGCTAGATGAAGcaatctctctttttaaaaGAATTCCTCAGTTCAACTGCGTGAATAAGACAGAATCTTTCAATACCCTGTTGCAGATATTGGTCAATGAATCTAAGTTTGAAGCTGCTCATCGTTTGTTCTTAGAGAGCTCTTATGGGTGGGAAGTGAAGTCTCGAATTAGATCTTTGAACTTGCTAATGGATGCTCTGTGCCAGAGGGGTTGTTCTGATCTTGCATTGCAAATCTTCTTAGAGATGAATTATCAAGGTTGCTATCCAAATAAGGAAAGCTATCGGATTCTAATGAAAGGGTTGTGTAAAGATGGGAGGATGAATGAGGCCACACATTTGTTGTATTCAATGTTTTGGAGGATCTCTCAGAAGGGTAGTGGTGAGGATATTGTAGTCTATAGAACCTTATTATATGCTTTATGTGATAATCAGCAAGTTGAAAAGGCTGTGGAAATTCTTGGTAAGATTTTAAGGAAGGGGCTGAAGGCTCCTAAGCGCTGTTTCCAGCATCTTGATCTCAGTCAGTGTAGTAGTGGTGAAGATATAGAAGGCACCAAGCGCTTGATTAATGAGGCTTTGATCAGAGGTGGGATTCCCAGTTTGGCTAGTTATAGTGCTATGGCTATTGATCTTTACAATGAAGGTAAGATTAGTGAAGCTAACAAAGTTATCattcaaatgaaagaaagaggaTTTGGGCCAACAAACTTAATTTTTGAAGCCAAGGTTGCAGCATTGTGTAGGGGAGGGAATGTTGATGCAGCAGTGAAGGTAATTGAAGAGGAAATGGAGGGAAATTGTTTACCAAATGTTAGGGCATATAATATTGTGCTGAAAGGATTTTGTAATGAGAGGAAATCAGTGCTTGCTGTTGGGTATTTGAAGAATATGGCTAAGAAATTGGGTTGCAATGCAGACAAGGAAACTTACAGCATTGTAATTGATGGGTTATGTCGTGAAAGTAGATATCTTGAAGCAAGTCAAGTGTTGCAGGAGAtgttaataaaatcatattggCCTTGTGCTGATACTTATAATATGCTTATCAGGGGTCTTTGCTCTGTGGGCAGGCAATACGAAGCTGTTTTGTGGTTGGAGGAGATGATTAGCCAGGGTATGAAGCCAGAACTTTCTGTATGGAACTCGTTGGCAGCTTCTGTATGTTCCAACATGGCTGACATTGAGGTGTGCTCTCAGACATTTAATTAG
- the LOC142629005 gene encoding zinc finger BED domain-containing protein RICESLEEPER 2-like, whose protein sequence is MLENAEKFEHAFKRMEYEDLDYILHFRDGDYDRRPPNEDDWETCRKFVKFLKLFYNATKRFSGSLYVTSNAFFDEIYIIKRKIDLFSRSEDHFLYSMAKTMKEKFDKYWGSGEDSSKKGNVLLYVAVVLDPRKKLDYLNYCLSNLYGENVAKDITDLVKGVLERLYEHYNSTYSSYVSIQSASEISRMEGVDVDVDDDDDNDLDRFIAS, encoded by the coding sequence ATGTTGGAAAATGCTGAAAAGTTTGAACATGCATTCAAGCGGATGGAATATGAAGATCTTGATTATATTCTACACTTTCGAGATGGGGACTATGATAGGAGACCTCCAAATGAGGATGATTGGGAGACTTGTAGGaaatttgttaagtttttgaaacttttttataatGCCACAAAGAGGTTTTCGGGTTCCTTGTATGTGACATCAAATGCTTTCTTTGAtgagatatatattattaaaagaaagataGATCTCTTTTCTAGGAGTGAGGACCATTTTTTGTACTCAATGGCAAAAACAATGAAAGAGAAGTTTGACAAGTATTGGGGGAGCGGGGAGGATTCATCAAAGAAGGGAAATGTGCTTTTGTATGTTGCTGTGGTGCTTGATCCTCGAAAGAAGTTGGATTATTTGAATTATTGTTTATCAAATTTGTATGGGGAGAATGTTGCTAAGGATATCACTGACCTTGTGAAAGGTGTATTGGAACGCTTGTATGAGCATTATAATTCAACTTATTCATCATATGTGTCTATACAAAGTGCGAGTGAGATATCAAGGATGGAAggtgttgatgttgatgttgatgatgatgatgataatgatctAGACAGATTTATTGCCTCTTAA